Genomic DNA from Deltaproteobacteria bacterium:
TCCGAGGCCAGGAACAGCGCCACGCTCGCCACCTCATCGGGCTTGCCGTGACGTCCCAGGGCGATGTGCTCCAGCCCCTCCGGCTCGATGCGCCCGAGGCTCGTGCCCCCCGGCCGCGGCGTGTCGATGATGCCGGGCGCCACCGCGTTGACCCGCACCTCCGGTCCCCACTGATTGGCCATGTGAAAGGTCAGGTTCATGACGGCGGCCTTGGCGGTGCCGTAGGCGGCCATGTTGGGGCGCTCTTGCTTGGTGGAGCGGCCCGAGATGGAGCCGATGTTGACGATGGCGCCCTTGCCGCGCTCCTTCATGTGCGGCACCACCGCCTTGGAACACACGAAGGCGGTCTTGGCGTTGATGTCGTAGACTCCCATGAAGTCCTCGGGCGAAAGCTCCAGCAACGGCGCCCGCTGGACCGCGGGCATCTCCGGGTTGCGGCTGTAGGAGCCACCTGCCACGTTCAGGAGCACGTCGATGCGCCCGAACCGCTCCAGGGTGGTGGCCACCAACTGCTTCACCTGCTCCTCCTGGGACACG
This window encodes:
- a CDS encoding SDR family NAD(P)-dependent oxidoreductase, which gives rise to MDLSRFSLEGRTTIITGGSGGIGRCCALAFAQAGANVMIASLPADSIPPVVAEVEALGVGAAGVAVDVSQEEQVKQLVATTLERFGRIDVLLNVAGGSYSRNPEMPAVQRAPLLELSPEDFMGVYDINAKTAFVCSKAVVPHMKERGKGAIVNIGSISGRSTKQERPNMAAYGTAKAAVMNLTFHMANQWGPEVRVNAVAPGIIDTPRPGGTSLGRIEPEGLEHIALGRHGKPDEVASVALFLASDAASFVNASVVDVNGGE